From Acidimicrobiales bacterium, one genomic window encodes:
- a CDS encoding sensor domain-containing diguanylate cyclase, which translates to MKRRRRDDTRWSDRTALVAAFVALPVAIASAATALIVGDVDTVTAMVYITVPAMIAAAATTIATYFLLVRRHRDRERVNNRRLSATKRELHDEKQERAVLRELDAALDRAPTETDAIDATRDAFTKHLSMQPMELHLVDPIDPVLELVIATGDHPTKEGQRTSPWDSLAAGTNTTLVYETTDRPDVCGHLLSRLHRPMSAIAIPVNVMGRLLGVLYGLGPEGQQPGVGDVKFLEDVANLVGARLAILRASAAMATAPDDTDKVTGLPDRSAMQDRVLRLLRERQPFTVAVADIDGFGRLNEIEGREAGDRALQLVARVSRRAIRPGDLIGRIGGDEFLFVMPRTRTDDATRAFERLREELTLAQTGSSDPTFSLSIGVIGSSSGGTIEEILQRAAGALAHAKSQGGNRVVVAHTAKPAAPSV; encoded by the coding sequence GTGAAACGCCGGAGACGAGACGACACACGATGGAGCGACCGAACCGCACTGGTCGCCGCGTTCGTCGCGCTCCCCGTCGCGATCGCCTCGGCGGCCACGGCGCTGATTGTCGGCGACGTCGACACCGTCACCGCGATGGTCTACATCACGGTCCCGGCCATGATCGCCGCAGCAGCAACCACGATCGCCACCTACTTCCTGCTCGTACGCCGCCACCGCGACCGCGAGCGGGTCAACAACCGACGGCTCTCGGCCACCAAGCGCGAGCTCCACGACGAAAAGCAGGAGCGGGCCGTGCTGCGCGAGCTCGACGCCGCGCTCGATCGGGCACCGACCGAGACCGACGCCATCGACGCGACCCGCGACGCGTTCACCAAGCACCTGTCGATGCAACCGATGGAGCTGCACCTCGTCGACCCGATCGACCCCGTGCTCGAGCTCGTGATCGCCACCGGCGACCATCCCACCAAGGAGGGCCAGCGCACTTCCCCGTGGGACTCGCTGGCCGCCGGCACCAACACGACGCTCGTCTACGAGACCACCGACCGCCCCGATGTGTGCGGCCATCTCCTCTCCCGGCTTCACCGGCCGATGTCGGCCATCGCCATTCCGGTGAACGTGATGGGCCGCCTGCTCGGCGTGCTCTACGGCCTCGGACCCGAAGGGCAGCAGCCGGGGGTCGGCGACGTGAAGTTCCTCGAGGACGTCGCCAATCTGGTCGGCGCCCGCCTCGCGATCCTGCGTGCCTCGGCCGCGATGGCGACGGCTCCTGACGACACCGACAAGGTCACGGGTCTCCCCGACCGGTCGGCCATGCAGGACCGCGTCCTGCGCCTCCTGCGCGAACGCCAGCCGTTCACCGTCGCCGTTGCCGACATCGACGGCTTCGGACGACTCAACGAGATCGAAGGCCGCGAGGCCGGCGACCGAGCCCTCCAGCTGGTCGCCCGGGTCAGCCGCCGGGCGATACGACCTGGCGACCTCATCGGCCGCATCGGAGGCGACGAGTTCCTCTTCGTGATGCCCCGCACCCGCACCGACGACGCCACCCGAGCATTCGAACGCCTGCGTGAAGAACTCACGCTCGCCCAGACGGGTTCGTCGGACCCGACGTTCTCGCTCTCGATCGGCGTCATCGGTTCGTCGTCGGGCGGGACGATCGAGGAGATCCTCCAGCGCGCTGCCGGTGCCCTCGCCCACGCGAAGTCGCAGGGCGGCAACCGCGTGGTCGTCGCTCACACCGCCAAGCCCGCAGCTCCGAGCGTCTGA
- a CDS encoding TlpA disulfide reductase family protein has protein sequence MRCRPLLLILAISGLVLAGCGDDAGTDAAGATMLENSALQTLDGEPTEFHAYLGRPLVLNFFAESCPPCVREMPAFDAVSGEVAGEVDFLGVSEDATVEAGRRIVESTGVGYEIVWDADGSALMTLQSMGLPTTAFVSADGEILEVHTGELSADDLRERITTHYGL, from the coding sequence GTGCGTTGCCGGCCCCTACTACTCATCCTTGCGATCAGCGGGCTCGTGCTCGCCGGATGCGGTGACGATGCCGGCACCGACGCGGCCGGCGCCACGATGCTCGAGAACTCCGCACTGCAGACGCTCGACGGCGAACCCACCGAGTTCCACGCCTATCTCGGCCGACCACTCGTGCTCAACTTCTTCGCGGAGTCGTGCCCACCGTGCGTTCGGGAGATGCCCGCCTTCGATGCCGTCTCGGGCGAGGTCGCCGGCGAGGTCGACTTCCTCGGCGTGTCCGAGGACGCCACCGTCGAGGCCGGGCGCCGCATCGTCGAATCGACCGGCGTCGGCTACGAGATCGTCTGGGACGCCGACGGGTCCGCGCTGATGACGCTCCAGTCGATGGGGCTTCCCACCACCGCGTTCGTCTCGGCCGACGGCGAGATCCTCGAGGTCCACACCGGCGAGCTCTCCGCCGACGACCTCCGGGAACGGATCACGACCCACTACGGCCTCTGA
- a CDS encoding sulfite exporter TauE/SafE family protein, producing MSEFELLVIAVAAVLTAALTAVAGAGGGVVLLVVMLQFVDPVVAIPAHGVVQLVSNGTRTVTMRHDAEVALLRWYLPLLVPATVVGYFIADEIPRDAGRAVVGVFALVAVWWPAATAWLAPRGGGVRRLSLVGAVAGLVNPTIGASGPLLAPAFRTVTTDHVGFVATFSLVQFINHLVKVAVFGVAGFVWSDHLPMITVASVGVIIGTRVGARYIRRFDPVLLGRVFQVAATAGAVRLLAGLL from the coding sequence GTGTCCGAGTTCGAGCTGTTGGTCATCGCTGTTGCCGCCGTCCTGACCGCCGCGCTGACGGCGGTGGCCGGTGCGGGCGGTGGTGTCGTCCTCCTTGTGGTGATGCTCCAGTTCGTCGATCCGGTCGTGGCGATCCCGGCCCATGGCGTCGTGCAGCTCGTGTCGAACGGCACCCGCACCGTCACCATGCGCCACGACGCCGAGGTCGCCCTCCTGCGCTGGTACCTCCCGTTGCTGGTGCCGGCAACCGTGGTGGGCTACTTCATCGCCGACGAGATCCCTCGCGACGCCGGTCGTGCCGTCGTGGGTGTGTTCGCCCTCGTGGCCGTCTGGTGGCCGGCAGCGACGGCATGGCTGGCGCCGCGCGGCGGAGGAGTGCGACGCCTGAGTCTGGTGGGCGCGGTGGCCGGCCTCGTCAACCCGACGATCGGTGCGTCCGGCCCGCTCCTCGCGCCCGCGTTCCGCACCGTCACGACGGACCATGTCGGCTTCGTCGCCACGTTCTCCCTCGTGCAGTTCATCAATCATCTGGTGAAGGTCGCCGTCTTCGGAGTGGCGGGCTTCGTCTGGAGCGACCACCTCCCGATGATCACCGTCGCGAGCGTGGGGGTGATCATCGGGACCCGCGTCGGCGCTCGGTACATCCGCCGGTTCGACCCGGTGCTCCTCGGTCGCGTGTTCCAGGTCGCGGCGACGGCCGGCGCCGTTCGCCTGCTGGCAGGGCTTCTCTGA
- a CDS encoding AzlC family ABC transporter permease has translation MTDRRAAMAEGVRRIFPFSLIAGPFGVVYGATAADRGIDDIPAIFASVAILAGASQIALVELIDEGATWIVAVATALVINLRFSLYSASLAPDFRRFSPPWRFGLGYLLTDQTAVLSIVEYQTNPDPSYQRWFTLGAGAWFVMPWWIGTAVGVLLGGDIPDGWQVGFAVPLMFTALLVPTIVDRPKIAAAVTGAAVAIGTTWLPDGVNIMAGAAAGIAVGTVLAERRDPIEADA, from the coding sequence GTGACCGATCGACGTGCAGCGATGGCCGAGGGCGTGCGCCGCATCTTCCCGTTCTCACTGATCGCCGGTCCGTTCGGCGTCGTCTACGGCGCCACCGCCGCCGACCGCGGCATCGACGACATCCCCGCGATCTTCGCGTCGGTCGCCATCCTCGCCGGCGCCTCGCAGATCGCGTTGGTGGAGCTCATCGACGAGGGGGCGACGTGGATCGTCGCCGTTGCGACCGCGCTCGTCATCAACCTCCGCTTCTCGCTCTACTCGGCGTCGCTCGCTCCCGACTTCCGCCGCTTCTCACCGCCCTGGCGCTTCGGTCTCGGATACCTCCTCACGGATCAGACCGCCGTCCTGTCGATCGTCGAGTACCAGACGAACCCGGACCCGAGCTACCAGCGCTGGTTCACCCTCGGCGCCGGCGCGTGGTTCGTGATGCCGTGGTGGATCGGCACCGCCGTGGGGGTGCTGCTCGGCGGTGACATCCCCGATGGCTGGCAGGTCGGGTTCGCCGTGCCGCTCATGTTCACCGCGCTGCTGGTGCCGACCATCGTCGATCGGCCGAAGATCGCTGCCGCAGTCACCGGCGCGGCGGTCGCGATCGGCACGACATGGCTCCCCGACGGCGTCAACATCATGGCCGGTGCCGCAGCCGGCATCGCCGTCGGCACCGTGCTCGCCGAGCGACGAGATCCCATCGAGGCGGACGCGTGA
- a CDS encoding AzlD domain-containing protein: MSPTVQIIVAGIGTYLIRISFIALAGRIGDIAPRVQTMLSMIPPAVLAAITANSLFFVGDDIRGLDEWHIAIVVVGLISWKTKNVALCLFVGMPVLWALAALP; encoded by the coding sequence GTGAGCCCGACCGTCCAGATCATCGTGGCCGGCATCGGCACCTACCTGATCCGCATCAGCTTCATCGCCCTCGCCGGACGCATCGGCGACATCGCTCCCCGGGTCCAGACGATGCTGTCGATGATCCCGCCGGCCGTTCTCGCCGCGATCACCGCCAACAGCCTGTTCTTCGTCGGCGACGACATCCGCGGTCTCGACGAATGGCACATCGCCATCGTGGTGGTCGGCCTCATCTCATGGAAGACGAAGAACGTCGCGCTCTGCCTCTTCGTCGGTATGCCCGTGCTGTGGGCCCTCGCCGCCCTCCCCTGA